In Amycolatopsis sp. EV170708-02-1, the following are encoded in one genomic region:
- a CDS encoding DNA-directed RNA polymerase subunit beta', translated as MLDVNFFDELRIGLATADDIRQWSFGEVKKPETINYRTLKPEKDGLFCEKIFGPTRDWECYCGKYKRVRFKGIICERCGVEVTRAKVRRERMGHIELAAPVTHIWYFKGVPSRLGYLLDLAPKDLEKIIYFAAYVITGVNTELRHNDLPTLENEIGVERKNLETKRDADIEARAQKLEADLAELEAEGAKSDVRRKVKEGGEREMRQLRDRAGRELDRLEEVWTTFTKLDTRQLIADELLYRELVDRYGEYFTGGMGAEAIQKLATEFDVAAEAESLRDTIRNGKGQKKLRALKRLKVVAAFQATGNDPRGMVLDAVPVIPPDLRPMVQLDGGRFATSDLNDLYRRVINRNNRLKRLIDLGAPEIIVNNEKRMLQEAVDALFDNGRRGRPVTGPGNRPLKSLSDLLKGKQGRFRQNLLGKRVDYSGRSVIIVGPQLKLHQCGLPKDMALELFKPFVMKRLVDLNHAQNIKSAKRMVERSRPQVWDVLEEVITGHPVMLNRAPTLHRLGIQAFEPQLVEGKAIQLHPLVCEAFNADFDGDQMAVHLPLSAEAQAEARILMLSANNILSPASGRPLAMPRLDMVTGLFHLTRLNENADGAGNAYSSPAEAIMAYDRKALSLHAPIKIRVTDRQPAKADEARLAENGWEPGKAWLAETTLGRVLFNELLPADYPFINEPMPKKRQAAIVNDLAERYSMTQVAQTLDRLKDAGFYWATRSGVTVAISDVLVPAGKKAILDEYEGKADQVEKRYQRGQLSHAERNNELVKVWTQATEEVHKIMETALPDDNPIAMIVKSGAAGNMTQVRSLAGMRGLVSNPKGEYIPRPIKANFREGLSVAEYFIATHGARKGLADTALRTADSGYLTRRLVDVSQDVIVREIDCGTTRGINMPIGEDIGDGKVLRDQHVETSVYARNLATDAVDAKGNVVLNAGDDIGDPAIDKLISSGISKVKVRSVLTCESAVGICATCYGRSMATGQLVDVGEAVGIVAAQSIGEPGTQLTMRTFHQGGVAGDDITTGLPRVQELFEARVPKGKAPIADVDGRVRIEESERFWKITLIPDDGSEEIVFDKLSKRQRLANTPNGPLGDGDRVAVGQQLLEGTPDPHEVLRVMGPREAQMHLVDEVQKVYRAQGVSIHDKHIEVIVRQMLRRVTIIDSGATDFLPGELPERTKFEAKNRASVAEGGEPASGRPVLMGITKASLTTDSWLSAASFQETTRVLTDAAINGRSDKLVGLKENVIIGKLIPAGTGINKYRNIQVQPTEEARVAAYAIPSYDDGYYTPDVFGSTPGAAVPLDDYDFGRDFR; from the coding sequence GTGCTGGACGTCAACTTCTTCGATGAGCTCCGCATCGGCCTCGCCACCGCCGACGACATTCGTCAGTGGTCCTTCGGCGAGGTGAAGAAGCCGGAGACCATCAACTACCGGACGCTCAAGCCCGAGAAGGACGGCCTCTTCTGCGAGAAGATCTTCGGCCCGACCCGGGACTGGGAGTGCTACTGCGGTAAGTACAAGCGGGTCCGCTTCAAGGGCATCATCTGCGAGCGCTGTGGCGTCGAGGTCACCCGCGCCAAGGTGCGCCGTGAGCGGATGGGCCACATCGAGCTGGCCGCTCCCGTCACCCACATCTGGTACTTCAAGGGTGTTCCCTCCCGCCTGGGCTACCTGCTCGACCTGGCGCCGAAGGACCTCGAGAAGATCATCTACTTCGCGGCCTACGTGATCACCGGTGTGAACACCGAGCTGCGGCACAACGACCTGCCGACCCTCGAGAACGAGATCGGCGTCGAGCGCAAGAACCTCGAGACCAAGCGCGACGCGGACATCGAGGCACGGGCGCAGAAGCTGGAAGCCGACCTGGCCGAGCTGGAGGCGGAGGGCGCCAAGTCCGACGTCCGCCGCAAGGTCAAGGAAGGCGGCGAGCGCGAGATGCGTCAGCTGCGTGACCGCGCCGGTCGCGAGCTGGACCGTCTCGAGGAGGTCTGGACGACCTTCACCAAGCTCGACACCCGTCAGCTGATCGCCGACGAGCTGCTCTACCGCGAGCTCGTCGACCGCTACGGCGAGTACTTCACCGGCGGCATGGGCGCGGAGGCCATCCAGAAGCTGGCCACCGAGTTCGACGTCGCCGCGGAGGCCGAGAGCCTGCGCGACACCATCCGCAACGGCAAGGGGCAGAAGAAGCTCCGCGCGCTGAAGCGGCTCAAGGTCGTCGCGGCCTTCCAGGCCACCGGCAACGACCCGCGCGGCATGGTGCTCGACGCCGTCCCGGTGATCCCGCCGGACCTGCGCCCGATGGTCCAGCTCGACGGTGGCCGCTTCGCCACCTCCGACCTGAACGACCTCTACCGCCGGGTCATCAACCGGAACAACCGGTTGAAGCGGCTGATCGACCTCGGCGCGCCCGAGATCATCGTGAACAACGAGAAGCGGATGCTACAGGAGGCCGTCGACGCGCTGTTCGACAACGGCCGCCGCGGCCGCCCGGTGACCGGTCCCGGTAACCGCCCGCTGAAGTCGCTGTCCGACCTGCTCAAGGGCAAGCAGGGCCGGTTCCGTCAGAACCTGCTCGGCAAGCGTGTCGACTACTCGGGCCGTTCGGTCATCATCGTCGGTCCGCAGCTGAAGCTGCACCAGTGCGGTCTGCCGAAGGACATGGCGCTCGAGCTGTTCAAGCCGTTCGTCATGAAGCGGCTGGTCGACCTGAACCACGCGCAGAACATCAAGTCCGCCAAGCGGATGGTGGAGCGGTCGCGTCCGCAGGTGTGGGACGTGCTCGAAGAGGTCATCACCGGCCACCCGGTGATGCTGAACCGTGCGCCGACCCTGCACCGCCTCGGTATCCAGGCTTTCGAGCCGCAGCTGGTCGAAGGCAAGGCCATCCAGCTGCACCCGCTGGTCTGTGAAGCGTTCAACGCGGACTTCGACGGTGACCAGATGGCCGTGCACCTCCCGCTGTCCGCGGAGGCGCAGGCCGAGGCCCGCATCCTGATGCTGTCGGCGAACAACATCCTTTCGCCGGCGTCGGGTCGTCCGCTCGCCATGCCGCGTCTGGACATGGTGACCGGTCTGTTCCACCTGACCCGGTTGAACGAGAACGCCGACGGCGCGGGCAACGCGTACTCGTCGCCCGCCGAGGCGATCATGGCGTACGACCGCAAGGCGCTGAGCCTGCACGCCCCGATCAAGATCCGCGTCACCGACCGTCAGCCCGCCAAGGCCGACGAGGCGAGGCTCGCGGAGAACGGCTGGGAGCCGGGCAAGGCGTGGCTGGCCGAGACCACCCTGGGCCGCGTGCTGTTCAACGAGCTGCTGCCGGCGGACTACCCGTTCATCAACGAGCCGATGCCGAAGAAGCGTCAGGCCGCGATCGTGAACGACCTCGCCGAGCGCTACTCGATGACCCAGGTCGCGCAGACCCTGGACCGCCTGAAGGACGCCGGTTTCTACTGGGCGACCCGTTCGGGTGTCACGGTCGCGATCTCCGACGTGCTCGTCCCGGCAGGCAAGAAGGCCATTCTGGACGAGTACGAAGGCAAGGCCGACCAGGTCGAGAAGCGGTACCAGCGTGGTCAGCTGTCGCACGCCGAGCGCAACAACGAGCTCGTCAAGGTGTGGACGCAGGCCACCGAAGAGGTCCACAAGATCATGGAGACGGCGCTGCCGGACGACAACCCGATCGCGATGATCGTGAAGTCGGGCGCGGCGGGCAACATGACGCAGGTCCGGTCGCTGGCCGGTATGCGTGGTCTGGTGTCGAACCCGAAGGGTGAGTACATCCCGCGTCCGATCAAGGCCAACTTCCGTGAAGGCCTGTCGGTGGCGGAGTACTTCATCGCGACGCACGGTGCCCGTAAGGGTCTGGCGGACACGGCGCTCCGTACCGCCGACTCGGGTTACCTGACCCGTCGTCTGGTGGACGTGTCGCAGGACGTCATCGTCCGCGAGATCGACTGTGGCACCACCCGCGGTATCAACATGCCGATCGGCGAGGACATCGGCGACGGCAAGGTCCTGCGCGACCAGCACGTCGAGACCAGCGTGTACGCGCGGAACCTGGCGACCGACGCGGTCGACGCCAAGGGCAACGTCGTGCTCAACGCCGGTGACGACATCGGTGACCCGGCGATCGACAAGCTCATCTCGAGCGGGATCTCCAAGGTCAAGGTGCGTTCGGTGCTGACCTGCGAGTCGGCCGTCGGTATCTGCGCCACCTGCTACGGCCGGTCCATGGCGACCGGTCAGCTCGTCGACGTCGGCGAGGCCGTGGGTATCGTCGCGGCCCAGTCGATCGGTGAGCCGGGTACGCAGCTGACGATGCGTACGTTCCACCAGGGTGGTGTCGCCGGTGACGACATCACGACCGGTCTGCCCCGTGTCCAGGAGCTGTTCGAGGCCCGGGTCCCGAAGGGCAAGGCGCCGATCGCCGACGTCGATGGCCGCGTGCGCATCGAGGAGAGCGAGCGGTTCTGGAAGATCACGCTGATCCCGGACGACGGCAGCGAAGAGATCGTCTTCGACAAGCTGTCCAAGCGTCAGCGGCTCGCGAACACCCCGAACGGCCCGCTGGGCGACGGTGACCGTGTCGCGGTCGGCCAGCAGCTGCTCGAAGGCACGCCGGACCCGCACGAGGTCCTGCGGGTCATGGGGCCGCGCGAGGCGCAGATGCACCTGGTGGACGAGGTCCAGAAGGTGTATCGGGCGCAGGGTGTGTCGATCCACGACAAGCACATCGAGGTCATCGTGCGGCAGATGCTGCGCCGCGTGACGATCATCGACTCCGGTGCCACGGACTTCCTGCCGGGCGAGCTGCCCGAGCGGACCAAGTTCGAGGCGAAGAACCGCGCGTCGGTCGCCGAAGGCGGCGAGCCGGCCTCGGGTCGCCCGGTGCTGATGGGGATCACGAAGGCCTCGCTGACCACGGACTCGTGGCTGTCGGCGGCCTCGTTCCAGGAGACCACGCGGGTCCTGACCGACGCGGCCATCAACGGCCGCTCGGACAAGCTCGTGGGCCTCAAGGAGAACGTGATTATCGGTAAGCTGATCCCGGCCGGTACCGGGATCAACAAGTACCGCAACATCCAGGTGCAGCCGACCGAGGAGGCGCGGGTCGCCGCTTACGCGATCCCGTCCTACGACGACGGCTACTACACCCCGGACGTGTTCGGCTCCACGCCGGGCGCCGCGGTGCCGCTGGACGACTACGACTTCGGCCGCGACTTCCGCTGA
- a CDS encoding DNA-directed RNA polymerase subunit beta has translation MAVSPANQATAATTSAVSRSESTGIPGAPKRVSFAKIREPLSTPNLLDVQIRSFEWFTGDEAWFERRVEEGEENPVGGLEEVLNEISPIEDFSGSMSLSFSDPRFDEVKASVEECKDKDMTYAAPLFVTAEFVNNNTGEIKSQTVFMGDFPVMTDKGTFVINGTERVVVSQLVRSPGVYFDTSVDKTTDKDVFNVRVIPSRGAWLEFDVDKRDTVGVRIDRKRRQPVTVLLKALGWTTEAIRERFSFSETLLATLEKDHTAGTDEALLDIYRKLRPGEPPTKESAQTLLENLFFKPKRYDLAKVGRYKLNKKLGLTTPYDTGTLTEEDIVSTIEYLVRLHAGEDKATVGDQVIPVETDDIDHFGNRRLRTVGELIQNQIRVGLSRMERVVRERMTTQDVEAITPQTLINIRPVVAAIKEFFGTSQLSQFMDQNNPLSGLTHKRRLSALGPGGLSRERAGMEVRDVHPSHYGRMCPIETPEGPNIGLIGSLCSYARVNPFGFIETPYRKVVEGRVTDQVDYLTADEEDRYVKAQANAPISDDGTFVEDRVLVRKKGGEVELIDPLDVDYMDVSPRQMVSVATAMIPFLEHDDANRALMGANMQRQAVPLLRNSAPLVGTGVELRAAVDAGDVLVAEQAGVVEELSADLITIMHDDGTRKSYGLYKFRRSNHGTCFNHRPIVNEGDRVEQGQVIADGPSTENGEMALGKNLLVAVMPWEGHNYEDAIILSERLVQDDVLTSIHIEEHEIDARDTKLGAEEITRDIPNVSEEVLADLDERGIIRIGAEVRDGDILVGKVTPKGETELTPEERLLRAIFGEKAREVRDTSLKVPHGETGKVIGIRVFSREDDDELPPGVNELVRVYVAQKRKIQPGDKLAGRHGNKGVIGKILPAEDMPFMEDGTPVDIILNTHGVPRRMNIGQVLELHLGWLASQGWKIEGQPDWAKNLNEELYDVDPGTNTATPVFDGAKEEELTGLLGATKPNRDGERMVKQNGKATLLDGRSGEPYPYPVSVGYMYILKLHHLVDDKIHARSTGPYSMITQQPLGGKAQFGGQRFGEMECWAMQAYGAAYTLQELLTIKSDDVVGRVKVYEAIVKGENIPEPGIPESFKVLLKELQSLCLNVEVLSSDGAAIEMRDSDDEDLERAAANLGINLSRNESPSVDDVVH, from the coding sequence TTGGCAGTCTCTCCCGCGAACCAGGCCACTGCTGCGACCACCTCGGCTGTATCTCGCTCGGAGTCCACGGGAATCCCGGGAGCCCCCAAGCGGGTCTCCTTCGCAAAGATTCGCGAGCCGCTCAGCACCCCGAACCTGCTCGACGTGCAGATCAGGTCCTTTGAATGGTTCACCGGCGACGAGGCGTGGTTCGAACGCCGCGTCGAAGAAGGTGAAGAAAACCCGGTCGGCGGCCTGGAAGAGGTCCTCAACGAGATCTCGCCGATCGAAGACTTCTCCGGATCCATGTCGCTGTCCTTCTCCGACCCGCGCTTCGACGAGGTCAAGGCCTCCGTCGAGGAGTGCAAGGACAAGGACATGACGTACGCGGCCCCGCTGTTCGTGACCGCCGAGTTCGTGAACAACAACACCGGCGAGATCAAGAGCCAGACGGTCTTCATGGGCGACTTCCCGGTGATGACCGACAAGGGCACCTTCGTCATCAACGGCACCGAGCGTGTCGTCGTGTCCCAGCTGGTCCGTTCGCCGGGTGTGTACTTCGACACCAGCGTCGACAAGACCACCGACAAGGACGTCTTCAACGTCCGCGTCATCCCGAGCCGGGGTGCCTGGCTCGAGTTCGACGTCGACAAGCGCGACACCGTCGGCGTCCGCATCGACCGCAAGCGCCGCCAGCCGGTCACCGTGCTGCTGAAGGCGCTCGGCTGGACCACCGAGGCGATCCGCGAGCGTTTCTCCTTCTCCGAGACGCTGCTCGCCACCCTCGAGAAGGACCACACCGCCGGCACCGACGAGGCGCTGCTCGACATCTACCGCAAGCTGCGCCCGGGCGAACCGCCCACCAAGGAGAGCGCGCAGACGCTGCTGGAGAACCTGTTCTTCAAGCCGAAGCGCTACGACCTGGCCAAGGTCGGCCGGTACAAGCTGAACAAGAAGCTCGGCCTGACCACGCCGTACGACACCGGGACGCTGACCGAAGAGGACATCGTCTCGACGATCGAGTACCTGGTCCGCCTGCACGCGGGCGAGGACAAGGCGACCGTCGGCGACCAGGTCATCCCGGTCGAGACCGACGACATCGACCACTTCGGCAACCGTCGTCTCCGCACCGTCGGCGAGCTCATCCAGAACCAGATCCGCGTGGGTCTGTCCCGGATGGAGCGCGTCGTCCGCGAGCGGATGACCACCCAGGACGTCGAGGCGATCACGCCGCAGACCCTGATCAACATCCGTCCCGTCGTGGCGGCGATCAAGGAGTTCTTCGGTACTTCGCAGCTGTCGCAGTTCATGGACCAGAACAACCCGCTGTCGGGGCTGACGCACAAGCGTCGTCTGTCCGCCCTCGGCCCGGGTGGTCTGTCGCGTGAGCGCGCCGGCATGGAGGTCCGTGACGTCCACCCGTCGCACTACGGCCGCATGTGCCCGATCGAGACGCCGGAAGGCCCGAACATCGGCCTGATCGGTTCGCTCTGCTCGTACGCGCGGGTCAACCCGTTCGGTTTCATCGAGACCCCGTACCGCAAGGTCGTCGAGGGCCGCGTCACCGACCAGGTCGACTACCTCACCGCGGACGAGGAAGACCGCTACGTGAAGGCGCAGGCGAACGCGCCGATCTCGGACGACGGCACCTTCGTCGAAGATCGCGTCCTGGTCCGTAAGAAGGGCGGCGAGGTCGAGCTGATCGACCCGCTGGACGTGGACTACATGGACGTCTCGCCGCGGCAGATGGTCTCGGTCGCGACGGCGATGATCCCGTTCCTCGAGCACGACGACGCGAACCGCGCGCTCATGGGCGCGAACATGCAGCGTCAGGCCGTTCCGCTGCTGCGCAACTCGGCCCCGCTGGTCGGCACCGGCGTGGAGCTGCGTGCCGCGGTGGACGCCGGTGACGTGCTCGTCGCCGAGCAGGCCGGTGTGGTCGAGGAGCTCTCCGCCGACCTGATCACGATCATGCACGACGACGGCACGCGGAAGAGCTACGGACTGTACAAGTTCCGTCGCTCGAACCACGGCACCTGCTTCAACCACCGCCCGATCGTCAACGAGGGCGACCGGGTCGAGCAGGGTCAGGTCATCGCCGACGGCCCGTCCACCGAGAACGGTGAGATGGCGCTCGGCAAGAACCTGCTCGTCGCGGTCATGCCGTGGGAGGGCCACAACTACGAGGACGCGATCATCCTCTCCGAGCGCCTGGTGCAGGACGACGTGCTCACGTCGATCCACATCGAGGAGCACGAGATCGACGCCCGCGACACCAAGCTGGGCGCCGAGGAGATCACCCGGGACATCCCGAACGTCTCCGAGGAGGTCCTCGCCGACCTCGACGAGCGCGGCATCATCCGCATCGGTGCCGAGGTCCGCGACGGCGACATCCTGGTCGGCAAGGTCACGCCCAAGGGCGAGACCGAGCTGACCCCGGAGGAGCGCCTGCTCCGCGCGATCTTCGGCGAGAAGGCCCGCGAGGTCCGCGACACCTCGCTGAAGGTGCCGCACGGCGAGACCGGCAAGGTCATCGGCATCCGCGTGTTCTCGCGCGAGGACGACGACGAGCTGCCCCCGGGCGTCAACGAACTGGTCCGCGTCTACGTGGCCCAGAAGCGGAAGATCCAGCCGGGCGACAAGCTCGCCGGCCGCCACGGGAACAAGGGTGTCATCGGCAAGATCCTCCCCGCCGAGGACATGCCGTTCATGGAGGACGGCACGCCCGTCGACATCATCCTGAACACCCACGGTGTCCCGCGTCGTATGAACATCGGCCAGGTCCTGGAGCTTCACCTGGGCTGGCTGGCGTCGCAGGGGTGGAAGATCGAAGGGCAGCCCGACTGGGCGAAGAACCTCAACGAGGAGCTCTACGACGTCGACCCCGGCACGAACACCGCGACCCCGGTGTTCGACGGTGCGAAGGAAGAGGAGCTCACCGGGCTGCTCGGCGCGACCAAGCCGAACCGCGACGGCGAGCGCATGGTCAAGCAGAACGGCAAGGCCACGCTGCTGGACGGCCGCTCCGGCGAGCCGTACCCGTACCCGGTCTCCGTCGGCTACATGTACATCCTGAAGCTGCACCACCTGGTCGACGACAAGATCCACGCCCGGTCCACCGGTCCGTACTCGATGATCACGCAGCAGCCGCTGGGTGGTAAGGCGCAGTTCGGTGGCCAGCGGTTCGGCGAGATGGAGTGCTGGGCGATGCAGGCGTACGGCGCCGCATACACCCTGCAGGAGCTCCTGACGATCAAGTCGGACGACGTGGTCGGCCGCGTCAAGGTGTACGAGGCCATCGTCAAGGGGGAGAACATCCCCGAGCCGGGTATCCCCGAGTCGTTCAAGGTGCTCCTGAAGGAGCTCCAGTCGCTCTGCCTCAACGTCGAGGTGCTGTCCAGCGACGGCGCCGCGATCGAGATGCGCGACTCCGACGACGAGGACCTCGAGCGTGCCGCGGCCAACCTCGGCATCAACCTGTCCCGCAACGAGTCGCCCTCGGTGGACGACGTCGTGCACTGA
- a CDS encoding MCE family protein has translation MLVRRTKIQLVAFAIISVVAIVYALIRFAGLGQVFGDEGYTVKLQLKQSGGIFQNAEVTYRGFNIGRVGELRLTKTGLEADLNISPDAPQVPADLDAVVANRSAVGEQFVDLKPKSDKGPFLNAGSVIPADKVKTPVPTEQLIGDLDSLAASVPTDSLRKVVDESYNAFNGTGPDLQRLLDTARSFTTTAQEYLPQTIQLLEKGGQVLETQNDMSSSMKSFSADLNKLSGTLKNSDADIRKLIGITPQVATQISEVLAESGPGLGALTANLLTTSNLLVTRLDGLEQGLVTYPMLAAGANTVANDGTAHLGLALNLFNPPSCTKGYLGLDKYREGTDTTPRPPKDNAYCAEPKGSPINVRGSQNAPYNGVPQIPSEGDVAANAGRSAEELASLRAAQGMPSVLQSPGVSLPTLGTLLGLPG, from the coding sequence ATGCTGGTCCGTAGGACGAAGATCCAGCTGGTCGCGTTCGCGATCATCTCCGTGGTCGCCATCGTGTACGCGCTGATCCGGTTCGCCGGGCTCGGCCAGGTCTTCGGCGACGAGGGCTACACGGTGAAACTGCAGCTCAAGCAGTCGGGCGGCATCTTCCAGAACGCCGAGGTCACGTACCGCGGCTTCAACATCGGGCGGGTCGGTGAGCTGCGCCTGACCAAGACCGGGCTGGAAGCCGACCTCAACATCTCGCCGGACGCCCCGCAGGTGCCCGCCGATCTCGACGCCGTCGTCGCGAACCGGTCGGCGGTCGGCGAACAGTTCGTCGACCTGAAGCCCAAGAGCGACAAGGGACCGTTCCTGAACGCTGGTTCGGTCATTCCAGCCGACAAGGTCAAGACGCCGGTGCCGACCGAGCAGCTCATCGGCGACCTCGACAGCCTCGCGGCCTCGGTGCCGACCGACTCGCTGCGCAAGGTCGTCGACGAGTCGTACAACGCCTTCAACGGCACCGGCCCGGACCTGCAGCGGCTACTCGACACCGCGCGGAGCTTCACCACGACCGCGCAGGAGTACCTGCCGCAGACGATCCAGCTGCTGGAAAAGGGCGGGCAGGTCCTCGAAACCCAGAACGACATGTCGAGCTCCATGAAGTCGTTCAGCGCGGACCTCAACAAGCTCTCGGGCACGCTGAAGAACTCCGACGCCGACATCCGGAAGCTGATCGGGATCACCCCGCAGGTGGCGACCCAGATCAGCGAGGTGCTCGCCGAATCCGGACCGGGGCTGGGCGCGCTGACGGCGAACCTGCTCACGACGTCGAATCTGCTGGTGACCCGGCTCGACGGGCTCGAACAGGGCCTGGTGACGTACCCGATGCTGGCTGCGGGTGCCAACACCGTCGCCAACGACGGCACCGCGCACCTCGGCCTCGCGCTCAACCTGTTCAACCCGCCGTCGTGCACCAAGGGCTACCTCGGCCTCGACAAGTACCGCGAAGGCACCGACACGACGCCGCGTCCGCCCAAGGACAACGCGTACTGCGCCGAGCCGAAGGGCAGCCCGATCAACGTGCGCGGTTCGCAGAACGCGCCGTACAACGGGGTCCCGCAGATCCCGTCGGAAGGCGACGTCGCGGCGAACGCCGGCCGCTCGGCCGAGGAGCTGGCCAGCCTGCGCGCGGCACAGGGCATGCCGAGCGTCCTGCAGAGCCCCGGGGTCAGCCTGCCCACCCTCGGCACGCTGCTGGGCCTGCCCGGCTGA
- a CDS encoding MCE family protein, with protein sequence MSTRLGAGLARGFTIAIVLALVVAGALWWTLKDAGRNHVTAYFAGTVGLYEGNSVRMLGVDMGTITKIQPMGNQVRVELEYDRSVAVPADAKAIIVSPSLVSDRYVQLAPAYKGGPRIADGAVIGLDRTEVPLEVDELAASLSRVSKSLGPNGANKNGSLSNLLDTAAKNFDGNGQALHDTITKLGQAAGTLSGNKDDLFKTVENLGSFSQTLVNSDKQVRDFERQLADVSGFLAGERENLSATVKQLSDTLTAVQAFIEKNRDRLKSNVDKLASVTKVLVDQRGALAEILDVAPVGLGNLVNTYNASSGTLDARANLNELTQPPLVMVCNLLKQTPEALDALGDACKGVAGLVDGLVPLPSIAQVIQSSQAGQLPPLPLPIAGQLYGTAAK encoded by the coding sequence ATGAGTACCCGTCTCGGAGCAGGCCTCGCACGCGGTTTCACCATCGCGATCGTGCTCGCGCTGGTCGTCGCCGGCGCGCTGTGGTGGACCCTCAAGGACGCGGGCCGCAACCACGTGACCGCGTATTTCGCCGGCACGGTCGGCCTCTACGAGGGCAACAGTGTCCGCATGCTCGGCGTGGACATGGGCACGATCACCAAGATCCAGCCGATGGGCAACCAGGTCCGCGTCGAACTCGAATACGACCGTTCGGTGGCGGTGCCCGCGGACGCGAAGGCGATCATCGTGTCGCCGTCGCTGGTCAGCGACCGCTACGTGCAGCTCGCCCCGGCCTACAAGGGCGGCCCGCGGATCGCCGACGGCGCCGTCATCGGCCTCGACCGCACCGAGGTGCCGCTGGAGGTCGACGAGCTCGCCGCCAGCCTGTCCCGGGTCAGCAAGTCGCTCGGGCCCAACGGCGCCAACAAGAACGGTTCGCTGTCGAACCTGCTCGACACCGCCGCGAAGAACTTCGACGGCAACGGGCAGGCGCTGCACGACACGATCACGAAGCTCGGCCAGGCGGCGGGCACGTTGTCGGGCAACAAGGACGACCTGTTCAAGACCGTCGAGAACCTCGGCTCCTTCTCACAGACGCTGGTGAACAGCGACAAGCAGGTCCGCGACTTCGAGCGGCAGCTCGCCGACGTCAGCGGATTCCTCGCGGGGGAGCGGGAGAACCTCTCGGCCACGGTGAAGCAGCTGTCGGACACGCTCACCGCGGTGCAGGCGTTCATCGAGAAGAACCGCGACCGGCTCAAGTCCAATGTGGACAAGCTGGCCAGCGTGACCAAGGTGCTCGTCGACCAGCGCGGCGCGCTCGCCGAGATCCTCGACGTCGCCCCGGTCGGCCTCGGGAACCTGGTCAACACCTACAACGCCTCGTCGGGCACGCTCGACGCGCGGGCCAACCTCAACGAGCTCACGCAGCCGCCGCTGGTGATGGTGTGCAACCTGCTCAAGCAGACCCCGGAGGCGCTCGACGCGCTGGGCGACGCGTGCAAGGGGGTCGCCGGACTGGTCGACGGGCTGGTGCCGTTGCCGTCCATCGCGCAGGTGATCCAGTCGTCGCAGGCGGGCCAGTTGCCGCCGCTGCCGCTGCCGATCGCCGGTCAGCTCTACGGAACGGCGGCGAAATGA
- a CDS encoding MCE family protein, translating into MKSFQKRNPIPIALVGISVLLLGFIAALNSDDLPVIGGGTTYSADFSEASGLQEDNDVRVAGVKVGKVSEIKLDGDKVRISFKVKDAWLGDKTSAAIKIKTVLGQKYLALDPQGQRTLDPSSTIPRERTASPFDVLDAFRGLSQTVDDIDTTQLAKSFDVITETFADTPADVKGALTGLSRLSDTIAKRDSQLSSLLSNTRQVSQTLVDRDAEFQKLLADGNKLLGEVAKRKEAISALLDGSRNLATQLKGLVDDNDAQLDPVLAQLDQLTSMLQRNQDALGQGIARFAPFIRVFTNTIGNGRWFDNYICGLVLPSFGPINEKGCYDK; encoded by the coding sequence ATGAAGTCGTTCCAGAAACGCAATCCGATCCCGATCGCGCTGGTCGGTATCTCGGTGCTGCTGCTCGGTTTCATCGCCGCGCTCAACTCCGACGACCTGCCCGTGATCGGCGGCGGGACCACCTACAGCGCGGACTTCAGCGAGGCTTCGGGCCTGCAGGAGGACAACGACGTCCGGGTCGCCGGCGTGAAGGTCGGCAAGGTCTCGGAGATCAAGCTCGACGGCGACAAGGTCCGGATCTCGTTCAAGGTCAAGGACGCCTGGCTCGGCGACAAGACCAGCGCGGCGATCAAGATCAAGACCGTCCTCGGCCAGAAGTACCTGGCGCTCGACCCGCAGGGGCAGCGCACGCTCGACCCGAGCTCGACCATCCCGCGTGAGCGGACGGCGTCGCCGTTCGACGTGCTCGACGCCTTCCGCGGCCTTTCGCAGACCGTCGACGACATCGACACGACGCAGCTGGCGAAGAGCTTCGACGTCATCACGGAGACCTTCGCCGACACCCCGGCCGACGTGAAGGGCGCGCTGACCGGCCTTTCCCGCCTCTCGGACACCATCGCCAAACGTGACTCGCAGCTGTCGAGCCTGCTCTCGAACACTCGGCAGGTCTCGCAGACGCTCGTCGACCGTGACGCCGAGTTCCAGAAGCTCCTGGCCGACGGCAACAAGCTGCTCGGCGAGGTGGCCAAGCGCAAGGAAGCGATCTCCGCGCTGCTGGACGGCTCGCGCAACCTCGCCACCCAGCTCAAGGGCCTGGTCGACGACAACGACGCGCAGCTTGACCCGGTGCTCGCCCAGCTCGACCAGCTGACCTCGATGCTGCAGCGCAACCAGGACGCCCTCGGCCAGGGCATCGCGCGGTTCGCGCCGTTCATCCGGGTGTTCACGAACACGATCGGCAACGGCCGCTGGTTCGACAACTACATCTGCGGGCTGGTCCTGCCGTCGTTCGGCCCGATCAACGAGAAGGGGTGCTACGACAAATGA